Proteins encoded by one window of uncultured Ilyobacter sp.:
- a CDS encoding VOC family protein — protein MKYKLEHGCIRVKDLNKSLDFYQNALSLKEVRRKDFPKYEFTLVYLSDENNNYEIELTYNYNTEKPYDIGNGFSHFALTVENLEESHKRHVDMGYEVGDLKGLPGENPKYYFVKDPDGYAIEIIRAR, from the coding sequence ATGAAATATAAGTTAGAACATGGGTGCATCAGAGTAAAGGATCTGAATAAATCTTTAGATTTTTATCAAAATGCTTTGAGTTTAAAAGAAGTCAGAAGAAAGGATTTTCCAAAATATGAATTTACACTGGTATATCTGAGTGATGAAAATAATAACTATGAAATAGAATTAACATATAATTACAATACCGAAAAACCTTACGATATCGGGAATGGTTTTAGTCATTTTGCTCTGACAGTAGAAAACTTGGAAGAATCACATAAAAGGCACGTAGATATGGGCTATGAAGTGGGGGATTTAAAAGGTCTACCTGGAGAAAATCCAAAGTATTATTTTGTGAAGGATCCAGACGGATATGCCATCGAGATAATCAGAGCAAGATAA